One genomic segment of Primulina tabacum isolate GXHZ01 chromosome 9, ASM2559414v2, whole genome shotgun sequence includes these proteins:
- the LOC142556254 gene encoding protein RALF-like 24 yields MPHSQLPQTFRYILLSVLVLPCFFHNHVGICEGVSVLDLNSAKLSDSSEMAKRVYAEKIGEMAGLEEEMDSESNRRALLMQRRYISYDTLMRDLVPCNKPGASYYNCRDPGMANFYNRGCEVITRCARGG; encoded by the coding sequence ATGCCCCACTCTCAGCTGCCGCAAACCTTTCGCTACATCCTTCTCTCCGTACTAGTGTTGCCATGTTTCTTTCACAACCATGTGGGAATCTGTGAAGGGGTCTCGGTTTTGGATCTGAATTCAGCCAAATTAAGCGATTCGAGTGAAATGGCGAAAAGGGTCTATGCAGAAAAGATAGGCGAAATGGCAGGATTGGAGGAGGAGATGGATTCGGAGAGCAATCGGAGGGCTCTGTTGATGCAGAGAAGATACATAAGTTACGATACTTTGATGAGGGATTTGGTGCCTTGCAACAAGCCCGGAGCTTCTTATTATAATTGTAGGGATCCGGGTATGGCTAATTTTTATAACAGAGGCTGCGAGGTGATCACGAGGTGTGCAAGGGGAGGTTAG
- the LOC142556256 gene encoding serine hydroxymethyltransferase 4, whose translation MDPVSEWGNSSLSAVDPEIHDLIEKEKRRQCSGIELIASENFTSFAVIEALGSALTNKYSEGMPGNRYYGGNEYIDEIENLTRSRALQAYRLDPTKWGVNVQPYSGSPANFAAYTAVLNPHDRIMGLDLPSGGHLTHGYYTSGGKKISATSIYFESLPYKVDPKTGYIDYDRLDEKAMDFRPKLIICGGSAYPRDWDYKRLKEIADKCGALLLCDMAHISGLVAAQEAADPFEYCDLVTTTTHKSLRGPRAGMIFYRKGPKPAKKGQPEGAVYDFEDKINFAVFPSLQGGPHNHQIGALAVALKQAMTPGFKAYAKQVRANAVALGNYLMSKDYKLVTGGTENHLVLWDLRPLGLTGNKVEKLCDLCSITVNKNAVFGDSSALAPGGVRIGTPAMTSRGLIEKDFEQIGEFLHRAVSLTLKIQKEHGKLLKDFNKGLVNNKDIDELKADVEKFSTSFDMPGFKMSEMKYRG comes from the exons ATGGATCCAGTATCTGAATGGGGCAACAGCTCGCTGTCCGCCGTGGACCCAGAAATCCATGACCTCATCGAGAAGGAAAAGCGCCGTCAATGCAGTGGAATCGAGCTAATCGCTTCAGAGAACTTCACCTCTTTCGCTGTAATCGAGGCCCTCGGCAGCGCCCTCACTAATAAATACTCCGAGGGCATGCCCGGAAACCGTTACTACGGTGGGAATGAGTACATAGACGAGATCGAGAACCTCACGCGCTCACGAGCCCTCCAGGCCTACCGCCTCGACCCCACCAAATGGGGCGTCAATGTTCAGCCCTACAGCGGCTCCCCCGCCAATTTCGCTGCGTACACCGCCGTTTTGAACCCACATGATAGGATCATGGGGCTTGATTTGCCTTCAGGTGGGCATCTCACGCATGGGTATTACACTTCTGGGGGAAAGAAGATTAGCGCGACTTCGATTTATTTCGAGAGTTTGCCGTATAAGGTGGATCCCAAAACTGGGTATATTGACTACGATCGCTTGGATGAGAAGGCCATGGATTTTAGGCCGAAATTGATCATCTGTGGAGGGAGCGCTTATCCTAGAGATTGGGATTACAAGAGGTTGAAGGAGATTGCGGATAAGTGCGGTGCTCTATTGCTTTGTGATATGGCGCATATTAGTGGACTTGTTGCTGCTCAG GAAGCAGCAGATCCCTTCGAGTACTGCGACTTGGTTACAACCACAACTCATAAGAGTCTGAGGGGCCCGAGGGCAGGGATGATCTTCTACAGGAAAGGTCCAAAGCCAGCCAAGAAAGGCCAACCGGAGGGTGCCGTTTACGACTTTGAGGACAAGATTAACTTTGCTGTGTTCCCCTCTCTTCAGGGTGGTCCACACAATCACCAGATTGGTGCTCTTGCTGTGGCCCTGAAACAGGCAATGACCCCTGGATTCAAGGCATATGCTAAACAAGTCAGGGCCAACGCTGTTGCTCTTGGCAATTACCTGATGAGCAAAGATTACAAGCTCGTCACTGGTGGAACTGAGAACCACTTGGTTTTGTGGGACCTTCGACCtcttggattgaccg GAAATAAGGTTGAAAAACTCTGTGATCTCTGCAGTATTACTGTTAACAAGAATGCTGTGTTTGGGGACAGCAGTGCCTTGGCCCCTGGAGGGGTTCGCATTG GAACTCCGGCCATGACATCGAGAGGATTAATCGAGAAAGACTTTGAACAGATAGGTGAATTCCTTCACAGGGCAGTCTCTCTTACCTTGAAGATCCAGAAGGAACATGGCAAATTATTGAAGGACTTCAACAAGGGTCTTGTGAATAACAAAGACATTGATGAGCTGAAGGCAGATGTTGAAAAATTTTCTACTTCATTCGACATGCCAGGCTTCAAGATGTCTGAGATGAAGTACCGAGGCTAA
- the LOC142556259 gene encoding selenium-binding protein 1-like has protein sequence MATDMVVLQHAEVGNGCCKKGPGYASPLEAMSGPREALIYVTCIYTGTGRNKPDYLATVDVDPSSPSYSKVIHRLPMPYIGDELHHSGWNSCSSCHGDPSAARRFLVLPSLVSGRIYAIDTLKDPRAPSLHKFVEPKDIIRKTGLAFPHTAHCLASGEIMVSCLGDNDGNAEGNGFLLLDSDFNVKGRWEKPGHSPLFGYDFWYQPRHKTMISTSWGAPTAFTKGFDLQHVSDGLYGRHLHVYSWPEGELKQTVDLGNSGLLPLEIRFLHDPSKDTGFVGCALTSNMVRFFKNSDGSWSHELSASVESLKVENWILPEMPGLITDFLISLDDRFLYLANWLHGDIRQYNIEDPANPQLTGQVWVGGLIRKGSNVAAVAEDGSTYQIAVPEIQGHQLRGGPQMIQLSLDGKRLYVTNSLFSTWDRQFYPDLIVKGSHMLQIDVNSGKGGLTINPNFIVDFGSEPDGPSLAHEMRYPGGDCTSDIWI, from the exons ATGGCAACTGATATGGTGGTGTTGCAACATGCCGAGGTGGGTAATGGGTGCTGCAAGAAAGGACCGGGTTATGCATCTCCTCTTGAAGCCATGTCTGGGCCAAGGGAagctctgatttatgttacttgTATTTACACAG GGACAGGAAGGAATAAGCCAGACTACCTTGCTACGGTGGACGTAGATCCAAGCTCCCCATCTTATTCGAAAGTGATCCATAGGCTGCCTATGCCTTACATTGGCGATGAACTGCATCATTCTGGATGGAATTCCTGCAGCTCTTGCCATGGAGATCCATCAGCTGCACGGCGGTTTCTTGTCCTACCTTCACTTGT ATCTGGCCGTATTTATGCCATCGATACCCTGAAGGATCCAAGGGCCCCAAGTTTACATAAATTTGTTGAACCCAAAGATATAATACGGAAAACTGGATTAGCATTCCCCCACACAGCTCACTGTCTTGCTTCAGGTGAGATCATGGTGTCGTGTCTCGGAGATAATGATGGAAATGCAGAAGGAAATGGATTTCTTCTACTCGACTCGGATTTCAACGTCAAAGGAAG GTGGGAGAAGCCAGGTCACAGCCCCCTTTTCGGCTATGATTTCTGGTACCAACCTCGGCATAAGACCATGATCAGCACTTCATGGGGAGCCCCTACTGCCTTCACCAAAGGTTTTGACCTTCAACACGTTTCGGATGGTCTTTATGGAAGACATTTGCACGTATATAGTTGGCCTGAGGGTGAGTTGAAACAGACTGTAGACCTTGGAAATTCCGGTCTCTTGCCTTTGGAG ATAAGATTCTTGCACGATCCGTCTAAAGATACTGGATTCGTGGGATGTGCTTTAACAAGCAACATGGTAAGATTTTTCAAGAATTCGGATGGATCATGGAGCCACGAG TTATCAGCATCAGTGGAGTCACTGAAGGTGGAGAACTGGATTCTACCTGAAATGCCTGGACTAATCACCGATTTTCTGATTTCTCTCGACGATCGTTTCCTATACTTGGCTAATTGGCTTCACGGTGATATTCGACAATATAATATTGAAGATCCCGCAAATCCTCAATTGACTGGCCAAGTATGGGTCGGAGGTTTGATTCGAAAAGGAAGTAATGTGGCTGCTGTGGCAGAAGATGGCAGTACATACCAGATCGCTGTACCTGAAATTCAG GGACATCAACTAAGAGGAGGACCTCAAATGATACAGCTGAGTTTGGACGGGAAACGTCTCTATGTTACAAATTCGCTCTTCAGCACATGGGACCGACAATTCTACCCTGATCTGATCGTGAAAGGTTCCCATATGCTACAAATTGATGTAAACTCTGGCAAAGGTGGGCTTACCATCAACCCAAATTTCATCGTGGATTTCGGATCTGAACCTGACGGCCCTTCTTTGGCACACGAAATGAGATATCCAGGGGGGGACTGCACTTCTGATATCTGGATCTAA
- the LOC142556253 gene encoding LOW QUALITY PROTEIN: heat stress transcription factor A-5-like (The sequence of the model RefSeq protein was modified relative to this genomic sequence to represent the inferred CDS: deleted 1 base in 1 codon) — translation MDVGGGGGGGGGPAPFLIKTYEMVDDSSTDAIVSWSASRKSFVVWNPPEFARVLLPSYFKHNNFSSFIRQLNTYGFRKIDPERWEFANEDFVKDQKHNLKNIHRRKPIHSHSQPQGSVDPERAAFEEEIDRLSREKAVLKGNILAYEEQQSAATVPLENLTKRIVDMEQRQERLLSFLDKAVQNPEFVELLAQKLESMDFSAYNKKRRLPEVDHSQSVQENILVDNQSSSRPELGNKCPQDFCDKLRLELSPTVSDINLLSRSTQSSDDDGISPLGRMNGWPRDEHTRTLGFSCPSETLELSDTGASFTLKMDSSLPCLVGPESPKLHSSQHNLASNKDDDCHISCLLNLSLTSSPLEPNRSQNLGPMPHSNQETNTEPRPNTDENDISHRLPTKGTSFDNANVPSSSQDIHSKKQEPAAAQIRVNDVFWEQFLTEKPGCSDTEEASSGYRPNAYVEQEEKNSTKGVTRNTKGMEHLTL, via the exons ATGGATGTCGGCGGCggcggaggtggtggtggtgggccGGCGCCTTTTCTTATAAAGACGTATGAGATGGTGGACGATTCATCGACGGACGCAATCGTATCATGGAGCGCTAGCCGGAAAAGCTTCGTGGTCTGGAATCCACCGGAATTCGCCCGGGTCCTTCTCCCCTCCTACTTTAAGCACAACAATTTCTCCAGCTTCATCCGCCAGCTCAACACCTAT GGATTTCGGAAAATTGATCCCGAAAGATGGGAATTTGCAAATGAAGATTTTGTGAAAGATCAAAAACATAATCTTAAGAATATTCATCGTAGAAAGCCTATTCATAGCCACAGTCAGCCTCAAGGTTCGGTTGATCCAGAAAGAGCTGCTTTTGAGGAGGAAATTGATAGGTTGTCCCGAGAGAAAGCCGTTCTTAAAGGAAATATATTGGCATATGAAGAGCAGCAGTCTGCTGCAACAGTACCGTTGGAAAATTTAACCAAGCGAATAGTTGACATggagcagaggcaggagagatTATTAAGCTTCCTCGACAAGGCAGTTCAAAATCCCGAGTTTGTTGAACTTCTAGCTCAAAAGCTCGAATCAATGGATTTTTCAGCATACAATAAGAAAAGGCGACTCCCTGAAGTCGATCACTCTCAATCggttcaagaaaacattttggTTGACAATCAAAGCAGCTCTAGGCCTGAGTTAGGGAACAAATGCCCTCAAGATTTTTGTGATAAGCTGCGGCTGGAGCTATCACCGACTGTATCAGACATCAACTTGCTTTCGCGTAGCACACAAAGCTCCGATGATGATGGCATAAGTCCTCTAGGAAGGATGAACGGATGGCCAAGAGATGAACATACAAGAACCCTTGGTTTTTCATGCCCCTCCGAGACATTAGAGCTGTCAGACACCGGGGCATCTTTTACCTTAAAGATGGATTCATCTTTGCCTTGCCTA GTGGGACCTGAAAGCCCAAAACTTCACTCCTCGCAGCACAATTTAGCTTCGAACAAGGATGACGATTGTCATATTTCCTGCCTTTTAAATCTCTCCCTTACCTCTTCTCCTTTAGAACCAAACAGAAGTCAAAACTTGGGGCCAATGCCACACTCAAATCAAGAAACCAATACAGAACCAAGGCCTAACACTGACGAGAATGATATCTCTCATAGGTTGCCAACAAAGGGGACTTCTTTTGATAATGCTAACGTCCCTTCTTCGTCTCAAGATATTCATAGTAAAAAGCAAGAGCCTGCAGCAGCTCAGATCCGTGTGAATGATGTGTTTTGGGAACAATTTTTAACGGAAAAACCTGGCTGCTCGGATACTGAAGAGGCTAGCTCTGGTTATAGGCCAAATGCTTACGTTGAACAAGAAGAGAAAAATTCGACAAAGGGAGTGACTAGAAACACAAAAGGTATGGAGCATCTTACTctttaa
- the LOC142556252 gene encoding receptor-like kinase TMK4 — MGLKIIEIPEVSSDQPKLALCLLFGILSDYIPTCTAVASMAVHHQLLLLLLPLLSFADDSAFMLKLLSSLSPAPAGWSPSTHFCNWTNVNCDTTSTFVTAINLDSASVSGTLPLELNNLTMLKSLALQKNSLSGRLPSFENMTSLEQIYLDFNGFTSTPKNFLLGLTNLQLFSISENSNLGLWEIPSYLSESSNLVSFFASNASIAGMIPDIFGSFPNLQNVRLSYNNLTGSLPGSFAGSEIQNLWLNNQQQGLSGTIDVLSNMSQLSQVWLHSNSFSSGIPDLSNCVNLFDLQLRDNRFTGIVPVSLTNLPNLLNVTLQNNKLQGPYPQFSDKVHFDVGTTNSFCLDKPGPCDPQVTILLDVAAALGYPTALAQSWRGNNACQDWRFINCDSQGKNVTVVNMAKQGFSGSISPAFANFTSLRNLILSDNNLTGTIPSMLVTLSQLQSFDVSNNNLSGPIPLFPPGVRFSRSGNPFLGKNVTGEGGEPGTDSGLVSRDGSKSGSPKSSVSIGMIAGVIVAVVVFIGVLLFVSYKCYMKKRQNRFGTVESAEQGSEMWKTNVLNGVNGHASVPSELHSQSSGDHSEIPVSEGGNAAISIQVLRQVTNNFSEKNVLGSGGFGVVYKGELHDGTRIAVKRMECGAMGMKGTNEFLAEIAVLTRVRHRHLVTLLGSCVNKNEKLLVYEYMPQGTLAQHLFGWQELGYQPLTWKQRITIALDVARGVEYLHSLAQQSFIHRDLKPSNILLSDDMRAKVADFGLVKNAPNGKYSVETRLAGTFGYLAPEYAATGRVTTKVDVYAYGVVLMEIITGRKALDETMPDEKSHLVAWFRRVLINKENIRKSIDPLLDPNDETYESICKVAELAGHCTARESFQRPDMGHAVNVLGPLVEQWKPSKPVEQEDEEEQRGIDLHLSLPQALQRWQSDEGTSRMFDDLSYSSQTQSSIPSKPAGFADSFGSVDCR; from the exons ATGGGAttgaaaataattgaaattcctGAAGTATCATCCGATCAGCCCAAGCTAGCCCTCTGTCTTCTCTTTGGTATCCTCTCTGATTATATTCCCACCTGCACCGCCGTTGCATCAATGGCCGTCCACCACCAACTGCTTCTCCTCCTGCTCCCTCTACTTTCTTTTGCCGATGACTCTGCGTTCATGTTAAAGCTCCTTTCCTCCCTCTCCCCTGCCCCTGCCGGCTGGTCACCCTCCACCCACTTCTGCAACTGGACGAACGTCAACTGTGACACGACCTCCACCTTCGTCACCGCCATCAACCTCGACTCCGCCTCCGTCTCGGGAACACTACCGCTGGAACTCAACAATCTAACCATGCTCAAGTCCCTCGCCCTCCAGAAAAACTCTTTGTCGGGACGTCTcccttcttttgagaacatgacTTCACTCGAACAGATATATCTCGACTTCAATGGCTTCACTTCAACTCCCAAGAACTTCCTTTTAGGCCTCACGAACCTTCAGCTATTTTCCATCAGTGAAAATTCCAATCTGGGTTTGTGGGAAATCCCTTCGTATCTGTCTGAAAGTTCAAATCTTGTTTCTTTTTTTGCTAGTAATGCTAGCATCGCAGGTATGATTCCGGATATTTTTGGGTCTTTTCCAAATTTGCAGAACGTGAGATTGTCTTACAATAACTTGACTGGATCTTTGCCCGGGTCTTTTGCCGGGTCAGAAATTCAGAATCTTTGGCTCAATAATCAGCAACAGGGCCTATCTGGTACCATTGATGTATTGTCCAACATGAGTCAGTTGTCTCAGGTTTGGTTGCATTCAAATTCATTTTCCAGCGGGATCCCAGATTTATCAAACTGTGTGAATTTGTTTGATCTGCAGTTGAGGGATAATAGATTTACTGGGATTGTGCCGGTTTCTTTGACGAATCTGCCAAATCTTCTTAACGTAACATTGCAGAATAATAAGTTACAGGGACCTTACCCTCAGTTTTCTGACAAAGTTCATTTCGACGTTGGGACAACTAACAGCTTTTGTTTGGACAAACCCGGGCCCTGTGATCCGCAGGTGACTATACTTCTTGATGTTGCGGCTGCACTAGGGTATCCCACGGCGTTGGCTCAATCTTGGCGGGGGAATAATGCTTGTCAAGACTGGAGATTTATTAACTGTGACTCGCAAGGGAAGAATGTTACAGTGGTGAACATGGCGAAGCAGGGGTTTTCGGGTTCTATTTCTCCTGCATTTGCGAATTTCACTTCTTTGAGGAATTTGATATTGAGTGATAATAATCTTACTGGTACGATTCCTAGCATGTTGGTTACCCTGTCTCAGCTTCAAAGTTTTGATGTGTCGAATAATAATTTATCCGGACCAATTCCTTTATTTCCTCCTGGTGTGAGGTTTAGTAGAAGTGGTAATCCGTTTCTTGGCAAGAATGTGACTGGTGAAGGTGGGGAGCCGGGGACTGATTCAGGACTTGTTTCTCGTGATGGAAGCAAGTCTGGTTCACCAAAAAGTTCGGTTTCGATCGGTATGATTGCTGGGGTTATAGTAGCTGTTGTGGTATTCATTGGAGTTTTATTGTTTGTGTCCTACAAATGCTATATGAAAAAACGGCAGAATCGATTTGGCACGGTTGAGAGTGCAGAGCAAGGCAGTGAAATGTGGAAAACTAATGTGCTGAATGGAGTTAACGGACATGCTAGTGTTCCAAGTGAATTACATAGCCAAAGCAGTGGTGACCATAGTGAAATCCCTGTTTCCGAAGGTGGAAATGCAGCAATCTCGATACAAGTTCTTAGGCAAGTGACTAATAATTTTAGTGAAAAAAATGTATTAGGTAGTGGTGGATTTGGGGTTGTATACAAAGGCGAATTGCATGATGGGACTAGGATTGCTGTTAAGAGAATGGAGTGTGGAGCAATGGGAATGAAAGGGACGAATGAATTCTTAGCTGAAATCGCTGTCCTGACCAGAGTTAGGCATAGACATCTTGTTACTCTTTTAGGATCTTGTGTTAACAAAAACGAAAAGCTTTTGGTGTACGAGTATATGCCACAAGGAACCTTAGCCCAGCATTTATTCGGATGGCAAGAATTGGGGTATCAGCCTCTGACATGGAAGCAAAGGATTACGATTGCGTTGGATGTAGCTAGGGGAGTCGAATATCTTCATAGCTTGGCCCAACAAAGTTTCATCCACAGAGATTTGAAGCCGTCCAATATTCTCCTTTCAGATGATATGAGAGCAAAGGTTGCAGATTTTGGATTGGTGAAAAATGCCCCCAATGGGAAGTATTCCGTGGAGACGCGTTTGGCTGGGACATTTGGCTATCTTGCACCTGAATATGCTG CTACCGGAAGAGTGACTACAAAAGTAGACGTGTACGCATATGGAGTTGTTTTAATGGAGATAATCACCGGAAGAAAGGCCCTCGATGAAACAATGCCCGACGAGAAGTCCCATCTGGTAGCATGGTTCCGAAGGGTCCTAATCAACAAAGAGAACATCCGAAAATCCATCGACCCCCTtcttgatcctaatgatgaaaCTTATGAGAGCATTTGCAAAGTGGCTGAATTGGCTGGTCACTGCACAGCCCGTGAATCATTTCAGAGGCCTGATATGGGCCATGCTGTGAATGTCTTGGGACCCCTCGTGGAGCAGTGGAAACCATCTAAGCCCGTAGAacaagaagatgaagaagaacAACGTGGTATTGATCTCCATTTGAGCCTGCCTCAAGCGCTGCAAAGATGGCAATCTGATGAAGGTACTTCAAGAATGTTCGATGACTTATCTTACAGCAGTCAGACTCAGTCGAGTATTCCATCGAAACCAGCTGGATTTGCAGACTCGTTCGGTTCTGTGGACTGTAGGTGA
- the LOC142556255 gene encoding adenosylhomocysteinase-like: MALLVDKTTSGREYKVKDMSQADFGRLEIDLAEVEMPGLMASRAEFGPSQPFKGAKITGSLHMTIQTAVLIETLTALGAEVRWCSCNIFSTQDHAAAAIARDSAAVFAWKGETLQEYWWCTERALDWGPDGGPDLIVDDGGDTTLLIHEGVKAEAEYEKTGKVPDPNSTDNTEFQIVLTLIRDGLKSDSKKYTKMLDRLVGVSEETTTGVKRLYQMQASGTLLFPAINVNDSVTKSKFDNLYGCRHSLPDGLMRATDVMIAGKVGVVCGYGDVGKGCAMALKQAGARVIVTEIDPICALQALMEGFQVLTLEDVVSEADIFVTTTGNKDIIMVSHMRKMKNNAIVCNIGHFDNEIDMHGLETFPGVQRIVIKPQTDRWVFPDTKSGVIVLAEGRLMNLGCATGHPSFVMSCSFTNQVIAQLELWKEKATGKYEKKVYVLPKHLDEKVASLHLGKLGAKLTKLSQDQANYISIPVEGPYKPLHYRY, from the exons ATGGCTCTTTTGGTGGACAAGACTACCTCCGGCCGGGAGTACAAGGTCAAGGACATGTCCCAGGCCGATTTCGGCCGCCTCGAGATCGATCTCGCCGAGGTCGAGATGCCGGGCCTCATGGCTTCCCGGGCTGAATTCGGGCCATCCCAGCCCTTCAAAGGTGCTAAGATCACCGGCAGCCTTCACATGACTATCCAGACCGCTGTTCTGATCGAAACCTTGACCGCATTAGGAGCCGAGGTGAGATGGTGCTCATGCAACATCTTCTCCACTCAAGATCACGCCGCTGCCGCCATTGCGCGCGACAGCGCCGCCGTCTTTGCGTGGAAAGGAGAGACCTTGCAGGAATACTGGTGGTGCACTGAACGGGCTCTTGACTGGGGGCCCGATGGTGGCCCCGATTTGATTGTTGATGATGGTGGTGATACCACTCTGTTGATCCACGAAGGTGTGAAGGCTGAGGCCGAGTACGAGAAAACAGGTAAGGTTCCGGATCCGAACTCGACGGATAATACCGAGTTTCAGATTGTTCTCACTTTGATTCGAGATGGGCTGAAGTCTGATTCCAAGAAGTACACGAAGATGCTAGATAGATTGGTTGGTGTGTCCGAGGAGACAACCACCGGTGTCAAGAGGTTGTATCAGATGCAGGCCAGCGGCACTCTTCTTTTCCCTGCTATTAATGTCAACGATTCTGTCACCAAGAGCAAG TTTGACAACTTATACGGATGCCGCCACTCCCTTCCCGATGGACTGATGAGGGCCACCGATGTGATGATAGCTGGAAAGGTCGGTGTCGTGTGTGGCTATGGAGATGTCGGCAAGGGCTGTGCCATGGCCTTAAAACAAGCCGGAGCGCGAGTAATTGTGACAGAGATTGATCCAATCTGTGCCCTTCAAGCTCTCATGGAAGGCTTCCAAGTCCTGACCCTAGAAGATGTCGTTTCTGAAGCTGACATCTTTGTCACCACCACTGGTAACAAGGATATCATAATGGTTTCCCACATGAGAAAGATGAAAAATAATGCCATTGTGTGCAATATTGGTCACTTTGACAATGAAATCGACATGCATGGTCTCGAGACTTTCCCTGGTGTGCAGAGGATCGTCATAAAACCTCAAACCGACCGTTGGGTTTTCCCCGACACGAAGTCTGGGGTCATTGTTTTAGCTGAGGGTCGTTTGATGAACCTTGGCTGTGCTACAGGGCACCCTAGTTTTGTGATGTCGTGCTCTTTTACAAACCAAGTTATAGCTCAACTCGAGTTGTGGAAGGAGAAGGCGACTGGCAAATACGAGAAGAAAGTTTATGTCTTGCCTAAGCATCTCGATGAGAAAGTTGCGTCTCTCCATCTTGGAAAGCTCGGTGCCAAGCTCACAAAGCTTAGCCAAGACCAGGCTAATTATATTAGCATTCCAGTGGAGGGACCTTACAAGCCTCTTCATTACAGATATTAA